Proteins encoded by one window of Panicum virgatum strain AP13 chromosome 7N, P.virgatum_v5, whole genome shotgun sequence:
- the LOC120683874 gene encoding uncharacterized protein LOC120683874 — protein MADWGPVIVATALFVVLTPGLLCTLPGRGRVAEFGSMHTSPVAIIVHAVLYFALITIFLIAIGIHIYAG, from the coding sequence ATGGCGGACTGGGGCCCCGTGATCGTGGCGACAGCGCTGTTCGTGGTGCTCACCCCGGGGCTGCTCTGCACGCTGCCGGGgcgcggccgggtggcggagttCGGCAGCATGCACACCAGCCCCGTCGCCATCATCGTCCACGCCGTCCTCTACTTCGCGCtcatcaccatcttcctcatcgCCATCGGGATCCACATCTACGCCGGCTAG